From Zingiber officinale cultivar Zhangliang chromosome 5B, Zo_v1.1, whole genome shotgun sequence, the proteins below share one genomic window:
- the LOC121985957 gene encoding uncharacterized protein LOC121985957 produces the protein MTMLASGPDFVKWSEKFISQERGHRVVHYYLEDSSGDSYLAVVGTERSLRHMLYVIADEFCQMYEADKLQLSSLKWRSRREVVDWLASFLPAEVCCPHNSKLPKFPLKHVFRSGMEVNRCNDTGRHLLNMGKNNQSEISWSGASWTCGKQLQHYRAFSRNGTTIVAHSFVLVMSEEETRYLAYLEDMYEDKKGEKKVKVRWFHQNQEFACTIPAPAPHPCEVFITPFSQVISAECVDGIATVLTPGHYEKCMESISSSAGLRLCFRQYNKNKFKPFDLRTLRGYFNQDVLSCFGICNETGKGDEEIGYGSLKEQFGPRRTRFVKVRNKLFEEHLSTKLSGLSGHAATCRSTYQDAGYDLLQRPFPMNFVGSPDWVAPPFKVGEKIELLCQDSGIRGCWFRCTVLELSHKKLKVRYEDVLNVDGYGNLEEWVPAFRTAAPDRLGMRYSGRLTVRPCPNSIDLLDNVALQKGMAVDVSWSDGWWEAVVIELGDSIDDDVQLYLPGEDIFLICELKRLRISKDWMGNRWVDITSKPDVLSTISSVSQRTNPISCPLIIKRAESRGSAMSDQEFITSQANSVEQDKQVEAGLVANTSMPIRQ, from the exons ATGACCATGTTGGCAAGTGGCCCTGATTTTGTAAAATGGAGCGAGAAGTTCATCTCTCAGGAGCGAGGGCATCGCGTTGTTCATTACTACCTTGAGGATTCTTCGGGGGATTCCTACCTTGCAGTCGTTGGCACTGAACGCAGTCTGAGGCACATGCTTTATGTTATCGCAGACGAATTTTGTCAGATGTATGAGGCTGATAAGTTGCAGTTATCTTCCCTCAAATGGAGATCGAGAAGAGAGGTCGTAGATTGGCTTGCTTCATTCCTTCCAGCAGAAGTCTGCTGCCCTCATAATTCAA AGTTGCCAAAATTTCCATTGAAGCATGTTTTCAGATCAGGAATGGAAGTTAATAGATGCAATGATACTGGGCGCCACTTACTTAATATG GGAAAAAACAATCAATCTGAAATTTCCTGGTCTGGTGCTTCTTGGACTTGTGGAAAGCAGCTCCAGCATTACCGAGCTTTTTCTCGCAATGGAACTACAATAGTA GCCCATTCTTTTGTCCTTGTAATGTCTGAGGAGGAGACTAGATATCTTGCTTATTTAGAAGATATGTATGAGGATAAAAAAGGGGAGAAGAAGGTTAAAGTACGATGGTTTCATCAAAATCAGGAATTTGCTTGCACGATACCAGCACCTGCCCCTCATCCCTGTGAAGTCTTCATAACACCTTTTTCTCAGGTCATCAGTGCCGAATGTGTGGATGGCATAGCTACTGTATTGACTCCTGGGCACTATGAAAAATGCATGGAGTCAATTTCTTCGTCTGCAGGACTTCGACTCTGTTTTCGCCagtacaacaaaaataaattcaaGCCTTTTGATTTAAGAACTTTGCGTGGTTATTTTAATCAAGATGTTCTTTCATGCTTTGGTATTTGTAATGAGACTGGAAAAGGTGATGAAGAAATAGGCTATGGTTCATTGAAGGAGCAATTTGGTCCCAGGAGAACTAGATTTGTTAAGGTGCGGAACAAGCTTTTTGAAGAACATTTAAGTACTAAACTATCAGGACTTTCAGGTCATGCAGCAACCTGCAGATCTACTTATCAGGATGCAGGGTATGATTTGCTTCAAAGGCCTTTCCCAATGAATTTTGTTGGGTCTCCTGATTGGGTTGCCCCTCCTTTTAAGGTGGGAGAGAAGATAGAGCTTCTTTGCCAAGATAGTGGTATCAGGGGTTGCTGGTTCAGGTGTACTGTTTTGGAATTATCACATAAGAAATTAAAAGTCCGATATGAAGATGTACTAAATGTTGATGGATATGGAAATTTGGAG GAATGGGTACCTGCCTTCAGAACCGCAGCTCCTGATAGATTGGGCATGAGATATTCGGGTCGTCTCACTGTTCGACCATGCCCTAATTCTATTGATTTGCTGGATAATGTTGCTCTCCAGAAAGGAATGGCTGTTGATGTAAGCTGGAGTGATGGTTGGTGGGAGGCAGTAGTTATTGAGCTGGGCGACAGCATTGATGATGATGTGCAACTATATTTGCCAG GTGAAGACATATTCTTAATATGTGAACTAAAAAGACTTAGAATATCTAAAGATTGGATGGGGAACAGATGGGTTGATATCACCTCCAAACCCGATGTCTTGTCCACAATATCTTCAGTTAGCCAAAGGACAAACCCTATTTCATGTCCTCTCATCATCAAGAGGGCGGAATCTCGTGGCTCTGCAATGTCTGATCAAGAATTTATCACTAGTCAGGCAAATTCAGTTGAACAGGATAAACAAGTTGAAGCCGGCCTGGTCGCTAATACTTCTATGCCAATAAGACAATGA
- the LOC121987862 gene encoding uncharacterized protein LOC121987862, with protein MLLPCSHRCCLPNPIHAMATARLLLPLAFTSLPRHLTPTLRRPVVCKAKDAGSGSGSGGGIEIAAGIGGLLSCPVIGISLYALKTTGCGLPPGPGGSFGAAEGVSYLVVAGIVGWSLYTKAKTGSGLPAGPYGLLGAAEGLSYLALLAVVVVFGLQFLERGYIPGPLPGEQCFG; from the coding sequence ATGTTGTTGCCCTGCTCCCACCGCTGCTGCCTTCCTAATCCTATCCACGCCATGGCGACTGCTAGGCTGCTTCTCCCGCTCGCTTTCACCTCCTTGCCTCGTCACCTGACTCCTACCCTTCGGCGGCCCGTCGTCTGCAAGGCCAAGGACGCCGGCAGCGGCAGCGGCAGCGGCGGGGGCATCGAGATAGCGGCGGGGATTGGGGGCCTTCTTTCCTGCCCGGTGATTGGAATTTCCCTCTACGCGCTTAAGACGACCGGGTGCGGGCTTCCGCCGGGACCCGGCGGCTCGTTTGGGGCGGCGGAGGGAGTGAGCTACCTGGTGGTGGCCGGAATCGTCGGGTGGTCCCTCTACACCAAGGCGAAGACCGGATCGGGGCTGCCGGCGGGGCCCTACGGCCTGCTCGGGGCGGCGGAAGGGCTCTCTTACCTCGCCTTGCTCGCCGTCGTGGTCGTCTTTGGCCTGCAGTTCTTGGAACGGGGGTACATTCCCGGGCCTCTTCCAGGCGAACAGTGCTTCGGCTGA
- the LOC121985958 gene encoding 7-methyl-GTP pyrophosphatase-like: MTANPPTLPPFKLILGSMSVARRHILKEMGFLFDVMTADIDEKSIRRENPDELVMVLAEAKADAIISRMNVEGLIEKIEEPTLLITSDIVVVHKGIIREKPSSKEEARQFLKGYSGGHVSTVGSVLVTNLKTGRRFGGLDKAEVYFHDIPDEIIENLIDEGVVFNVAGGLLLEHPYILPFVESVIGATDSVMGLAKGLTHNLIREALSVDS, translated from the exons ATGACTGCAAATCCTCCTACTCTTCCTCCGTTTAAG TTGATATTGGGATCAATGTCGGTGGCTCGTCGTCACATCTTAAAAGAGATGGGGTTTCTATTCGATGTCATG ACTGCAGACATTGACGAGAAGAGTATTCgtagggaaaatccagatgaatTGGTCATGGTTCTTGCTGAAGCTAAG GCAGATGCTATCATATCAAGGATGAATGTTGAAGGTCTTATAGAGAAGATTGAGGAACCAACCCTCTTGATTACTTCTGATATA GTGGTGGTCCATAAAGGGATAATTAGAGAAAAGCCTAGCAGCAAGGAAGAAGCTCGGCAGTTCCTCAAAG GCTATTCTGGAGGCCACGTATCAACAGTTGGTTCAGTTCTTGTTACCAATCTAAAGACTGGCAGGAGATTTGGAGGTTTAGATAAGGCTGAG GTATATTTTCATGACATACCAGACGAGATCATCGagaacttg ATCGATGAGGGTGTCGTATTCAACGTTGCTGGTGGCCTGCTGCTGGAACACCCATATATCTTGCCATTTGTTGAATCAGTG ATAGGAGCCACGGACAGTGTCATGGGACTTGCAAAGGGTCTCACTCACAACCTCATTCGTGAAGCTTTATCCGTGGACTCTTAA